One region of Xylanimonas ulmi genomic DNA includes:
- a CDS encoding YdeI/OmpD-associated family protein — MVAGPLPDELVLPDVAAWRAWLDAHEEEPDGVWLVLARKSRDAPTTLTHDVALEEALCSGWIDGQARSRDEDTSLQRFTPCRARSVWSARNVGIVGRLTEQGRMRPRGLAEVERAKADGRWERAYGGSQDIEVPPEWAAVLAASPLAAANFALLTAQNRFAILFRLTHAKRAETRARNAAMYVAMLERGESVYPQRRRLTAQPAPDDTGTGGQDGP, encoded by the coding sequence ATGGTTGCGGGTCCGCTTCCGGACGAGTTGGTCCTTCCCGACGTCGCGGCCTGGCGCGCCTGGCTCGACGCGCATGAGGAGGAGCCTGACGGCGTCTGGCTCGTGCTCGCGCGCAAGAGCCGCGACGCGCCGACGACGCTGACACACGACGTCGCGCTGGAGGAGGCCCTGTGCAGCGGCTGGATCGACGGGCAGGCCCGCTCGCGCGACGAGGACACGAGCCTGCAGCGGTTCACCCCGTGTCGGGCCCGCAGCGTCTGGTCGGCCCGCAACGTCGGCATCGTCGGCCGGCTCACCGAGCAGGGGCGGATGCGTCCGCGCGGGCTCGCGGAGGTCGAGCGGGCCAAGGCCGATGGCCGTTGGGAGCGCGCCTACGGCGGCAGCCAGGACATCGAGGTCCCGCCCGAGTGGGCGGCGGTGCTCGCGGCCAGTCCGCTCGCAGCCGCCAACTTCGCGCTGCTGACCGCGCAGAACCGGTTCGCGATCCTTTTCCGGCTCACGCACGCGAAGCGGGCCGAGACCCGTGCGCGCAACGCCGCGATGTACGTCGCGATGCTGGAGCGTGGGGAGAGCGTCTACCCGCAGCGTCGTCGCCTGACGGCGCAGCCCGCGCCCGACGACACCGGGACTGGTGGGCAGGACGGACCATAA
- a CDS encoding DUF624 domain-containing protein, with protein MTTDEPGQPGQPTPFEPPERPARRVPGDFGEGALGRATKSIYWYIVLTALMALVSLPTLAFMLVIDPSPANAPFIAIAALPLGPALSAALYTVRARYTDEDLAPARAFWRGYRLNWADVLRVWAPAVVVLAIIGFTLAHGDLAGLGAAYRIVLALISALVGVWALHAVAIATFFAFRTRDVARLAVYYLAMAKRSTFGVFALVLIAATVTWFLTEWSLLPLGGIGVWFWYQNDKPIFTDIYARFTAKPGDQSAA; from the coding sequence GTGACCACCGACGAGCCCGGCCAGCCCGGCCAGCCGACCCCGTTCGAGCCCCCGGAGCGCCCCGCGCGCCGCGTCCCCGGCGACTTCGGCGAGGGCGCCCTGGGCCGCGCGACCAAGTCCATCTACTGGTACATCGTGCTGACCGCCCTCATGGCGCTCGTCAGCCTGCCGACGCTCGCGTTCATGCTGGTGATCGACCCGTCACCGGCGAACGCGCCGTTCATCGCGATCGCCGCGCTGCCGCTGGGCCCGGCGTTGTCGGCCGCGCTGTACACGGTGCGGGCGCGCTACACCGACGAGGACCTGGCGCCCGCCCGGGCGTTCTGGCGCGGCTACCGCCTCAACTGGGCCGACGTGCTGCGGGTGTGGGCGCCCGCCGTCGTGGTGCTCGCCATCATCGGGTTCACGCTCGCGCACGGCGACCTCGCCGGGTTAGGCGCCGCGTACCGCATCGTGCTGGCGCTCATCTCGGCGCTCGTGGGGGTGTGGGCGCTGCACGCCGTGGCCATCGCGACGTTCTTCGCCTTCCGCACGCGCGACGTCGCGCGCCTGGCCGTCTACTACCTCGCGATGGCCAAGCGGTCGACGTTCGGTGTGTTCGCGCTGGTCCTGATCGCCGCGACCGTCACGTGGTTCCTGACCGAGTGGAGCCTGCTGCCACTGGGCGGCATCGGCGTGTGGTTCTGGTACCAGAACGACAAGCCGATCTTCACCGACATCTACGCGCGCTTCACCGCCAAGCCCGGGGACCAGTCAGCGGCCTAG
- the uxaC gene encoding glucuronate isomerase → MTQPWTLHEDRALPADPVTRPIAREIYQQTRALPIVSMHGHVPVEWFAEDTQFPDPAELLVVPDHYLLRMIVSQGRYALHQLGVPAIDGSATTEADPRVVWRRFCEHWKAFRGTPTRFWMEHVLVEIFGVTQRPSAESADAIYDQIAAEIATPGFRPRALLDRFDIEVIGTTDPAWASLEHHARLTADGLGQRVLPTFRPDPLLQLDNLTFTHDVLATGAAAGVEVRDYATYLDALRAQRLRFKAAGARATDHGCHTADTTPLPEDDAARLFDAALAGRPVSDAQAAAFAAHMLFQMAQMSTEDGLVMQIHPGVVRGHSTQMTRRYGPDKGYDIPFAVEFTHALRPMLDAFGHHPNFRTIVFTLDEDVYSRELAPLAGVYPAMRLGAPWWFIDSPEAMRRFRETATETAGFGNLSGFVDDTRAFCSIPARHDLARRIDAGYLARLVAEHRLDLDEAVDTAVDLAYRLPLEAYAAR, encoded by the coding sequence ATGACGCAGCCTTGGACCCTCCACGAGGATCGCGCCCTGCCCGCCGACCCGGTCACCCGGCCGATCGCACGCGAGATCTACCAGCAGACGCGGGCCCTGCCCATCGTCTCGATGCACGGGCACGTCCCGGTCGAGTGGTTCGCCGAGGACACCCAGTTCCCCGACCCCGCCGAGCTCCTCGTGGTGCCCGACCACTACCTGCTGCGCATGATCGTCTCGCAGGGCCGGTACGCGCTCCACCAGCTCGGCGTGCCGGCCATCGACGGGTCGGCGACCACGGAGGCCGACCCGCGCGTGGTCTGGCGCCGGTTCTGCGAGCACTGGAAGGCGTTCCGCGGCACGCCGACCCGCTTCTGGATGGAGCACGTGCTCGTCGAGATCTTCGGGGTGACCCAGCGCCCGTCGGCCGAGTCCGCCGACGCGATCTACGACCAGATCGCCGCCGAGATCGCCACCCCAGGCTTCCGCCCGCGCGCGCTGCTGGACCGCTTCGACATCGAGGTCATCGGCACCACCGACCCGGCGTGGGCGTCCCTCGAACACCACGCGCGGCTCACGGCCGACGGGCTGGGCCAGCGCGTGCTGCCCACATTCCGCCCCGACCCGCTGCTCCAGCTCGACAACCTGACGTTCACCCACGACGTGCTGGCCACCGGCGCCGCCGCCGGCGTCGAGGTGCGCGACTACGCGACCTATCTCGACGCGCTGCGCGCCCAGCGCCTGCGCTTCAAGGCGGCCGGCGCCCGGGCCACCGACCACGGCTGCCACACCGCCGACACCACGCCGCTGCCCGAGGACGACGCCGCGCGCCTGTTCGACGCCGCCCTGGCCGGCAGGCCCGTCAGCGACGCGCAGGCGGCCGCCTTCGCGGCCCACATGCTGTTCCAGATGGCGCAGATGTCCACCGAGGACGGCCTGGTCATGCAGATCCACCCAGGCGTCGTGCGCGGGCACTCGACCCAGATGACCCGCCGCTACGGCCCCGACAAGGGCTACGACATCCCGTTCGCCGTCGAGTTCACGCACGCGCTGCGCCCCATGCTCGACGCGTTCGGGCACCACCCGAACTTCCGCACCATCGTGTTCACGCTCGACGAGGACGTGTACTCGCGCGAGCTCGCCCCGCTCGCGGGCGTGTACCCGGCCATGCGCCTGGGCGCCCCGTGGTGGTTCATCGACTCGCCCGAGGCCATGAGGCGCTTCCGCGAGACGGCGACCGAGACGGCAGGCTTCGGCAACCTGTCCGGGTTCGTCGACGACACGCGCGCGTTCTGCTCGATTCCCGCGCGCCACGACCTGGCGCGGCGCATCGACGCCGGCTACCTGGCCCGTCTGGTCGCCGAGCACCGCCTGGACCTCGACGAGGCGGTCGACACCGCCGTCGACCTGGCCTACCGCCTGCCGCTGGAGGCCTACGCGGCGCGCTGA
- a CDS encoding LysR substrate-binding domain-containing protein, with translation MSEQPVETFRLGYVPGATPGKWARTWRERLPGVRLDLVQVEAADAVAALERGEVDAAIARLPVDKTRLSAIALYEEVPVIVVSRDHLLAASGDDEAVTPADLADDVVHLADDDVLFAPGAPVPGLRPAAYREDGTLDPGGLAPRPTTTAEAVAWVAAGAGVTIVPMSLARLHHRKDVTHRVLDGGPSAPVGLVWVSERTTDLVDELIGIVRGRTVNSSRGRGGARRDEDGTGGRDGRDGRRGAGRGGQGRGAGGQGRGAGGQPGRAGAGKGSSGGAERGSARGSGPGAGRGKGRPGSTGKGRRGR, from the coding sequence GTGAGCGAGCAGCCCGTCGAGACCTTCCGCCTCGGCTACGTGCCCGGCGCGACCCCCGGCAAGTGGGCGCGCACGTGGCGCGAGCGCCTGCCCGGAGTGAGGCTCGACCTGGTCCAGGTCGAGGCCGCCGACGCCGTCGCCGCGCTCGAACGCGGCGAGGTCGACGCCGCGATCGCGCGCCTGCCCGTCGACAAGACCAGGCTGAGCGCCATCGCGCTGTACGAGGAGGTCCCCGTCATCGTCGTCTCGCGCGACCACCTGCTCGCGGCGAGCGGCGACGACGAGGCGGTCACGCCCGCCGACCTCGCCGACGACGTCGTGCACCTGGCCGACGACGACGTGCTGTTCGCGCCCGGCGCGCCGGTCCCGGGCCTGCGGCCCGCGGCCTACCGCGAGGACGGGACGCTCGACCCCGGTGGCCTCGCGCCGCGCCCGACGACGACGGCCGAGGCCGTCGCGTGGGTCGCCGCGGGCGCGGGGGTGACGATCGTGCCCATGTCGCTCGCTCGGCTGCACCACCGCAAGGACGTGACTCACCGGGTGCTCGACGGCGGGCCGAGTGCGCCGGTCGGGCTCGTGTGGGTCTCCGAGCGGACGACTGACCTGGTCGACGAGCTCATCGGCATCGTGCGCGGGCGCACCGTGAACAGCTCACGTGGTCGTGGCGGGGCCCGGCGCGACGAGGACGGCACGGGTGGCCGGGACGGGCGGGATGGGCGCCGCGGCGCGGGCCGCGGCGGGCAGGGGCGCGGCGCGGGCGGTCAGGGGCGCGGCGCGGGCGGCCAGCCCGGCCGCGCGGGCGCCGGCAAGGGCTCGTCCGGCGGCGCCGAGCGAGGGTCGGCGCGCGGCTCAGGACCGGGAGCGGGCCGGGGCAAGGGCCGACCGGGCTCCACCGGCAAGGGGCGCCGGGGTCGCTGA
- a CDS encoding LacI family DNA-binding transcriptional regulator, whose protein sequence is MTMSKPTVVDVARAAGVSAPTVSKVLNGRSDVADRTRARVEQALDRLGYQARRPAPPAEGTGLIDLVFHRIGSPWSMELIAGVERAAAEARLSVIVTELDGRHRPSDAWVDATLARPPRGVLLVASHLAADQRERLQRRSIPVVVIDSDGDIGENEVTVGSDNWRGGLLATRHLIALGHTRIAAVGGPDDLLCSRARLDGYRSAHDEAGLVIDPRLIRSGDFYIEAGHRAGRDLLMLPERERPTAIFAGSDMQALGVLRAAQELGVSVPGDVSVVGYDDLPVVEWVHPALTSIDPKLATQGAVAARLLVDLAEGRTPPASGINLTAELVVRASTAPPRTAA, encoded by the coding sequence ATGACCATGTCCAAGCCGACCGTCGTGGACGTCGCGCGGGCCGCCGGCGTGTCAGCGCCGACCGTGTCGAAGGTGCTCAACGGGCGCAGCGACGTCGCGGACCGCACGCGCGCCCGCGTCGAGCAGGCGCTCGACCGCCTGGGCTACCAGGCGCGCCGCCCCGCGCCGCCCGCCGAGGGCACGGGCCTCATCGACCTCGTGTTCCACCGGATCGGCTCGCCGTGGTCCATGGAGCTCATCGCGGGCGTCGAGCGCGCCGCGGCCGAGGCGCGCCTGTCGGTCATCGTCACCGAGCTCGATGGTCGTCACCGGCCCAGCGACGCGTGGGTCGACGCCACGCTCGCCCGTCCGCCGCGCGGCGTGCTGCTGGTCGCCTCGCACCTCGCCGCGGATCAGCGTGAGCGGTTGCAGCGACGCTCGATCCCCGTCGTCGTGATCGACTCCGACGGCGACATCGGTGAGAATGAGGTGACGGTCGGCTCCGACAACTGGCGTGGCGGGCTGCTGGCGACCCGGCACCTGATCGCACTCGGGCACACGCGCATCGCCGCCGTCGGCGGTCCGGACGACCTGCTGTGCAGCCGCGCGCGCCTCGACGGCTACCGCAGCGCGCACGACGAGGCGGGCCTCGTCATCGACCCGCGGCTGATCCGGTCTGGGGACTTCTACATCGAGGCAGGGCACCGGGCCGGTCGTGACCTGCTCATGCTGCCTGAGCGCGAGCGCCCGACGGCGATCTTCGCCGGGTCGGACATGCAGGCGCTCGGCGTGCTGCGCGCCGCCCAGGAGCTCGGGGTCAGCGTGCCGGGTGACGTGTCGGTCGTGGGCTACGACGACCTGCCCGTGGTCGAGTGGGTCCATCCGGCGCTGACCTCGATCGACCCCAAGCTCGCCACACAGGGGGCGGTCGCCGCCCGGCTGCTGGTGGACCTGGCCGAGGGCCGGACCCCGCCCGCGAGCGGCATCAACCTCACCGCCGAGCTGGTGGTCCGGGCCTCGACCGCGCCGCCGCGCACCGCGGCCTGA
- a CDS encoding ATP-dependent DNA ligase, whose product MLLHDVVATWSAVAATRSRTAKRDLLAAALRAAAAVGAPDASDHGGAHDGGAHHGGAHHGTQADRAGELVEVVASFLSGRARQRRTGVGWRSLTRAPDPADAASLTPLDVDAALDALASTAGPGSQAARAATLDGLLSAATADEQRFLRGLLLGELRQGALDALLLDAVAAAAGVPITAVRRAAMFSALSGPIARAALTGGEAALAEFRLEVGRPVRPMLASPASDVAAALASFGATAHRGADAASRADDAPAPQSPGVAAPAGVAVEAKIDGIRVQLHRRGDDVAIFTRSLDDVTDRVPELVALARSLPADAVVLDGEAIALGDDGRPLPFQDTAARTGSQGDGAAARTPLTAYLFDALHVDGQDLLDAPESERFAVLSRVAPPSALVRRTVTADLTEAAAFFADVLAQGHEGVVVKSLTAPYDAGRRGSAWVKVKPRHTLDLVVLAVERGSGRRAGWLSNIHLGARVPDAGEDGRDGWVMLGKTFKGMSDEMLAWQTARFTELADGPADGWVVRLRPEQVVEVAFDGVQRSSRYPGGVALRFARVVRYRDDKTAAEADTLDAVRALLVGA is encoded by the coding sequence GTGCTGCTCCACGACGTCGTCGCGACCTGGTCAGCGGTGGCCGCCACGCGGTCGCGCACGGCCAAGCGGGATCTGCTCGCCGCAGCGCTGCGGGCGGCGGCCGCCGTCGGCGCGCCCGACGCCTCCGACCACGGCGGCGCGCACGACGGCGGCGCGCACCACGGCGGCGCGCACCACGGAACGCAAGCTGACCGCGCGGGCGAGCTCGTCGAGGTCGTCGCGTCGTTCCTCTCAGGGCGTGCGCGGCAGCGGCGCACGGGTGTCGGCTGGCGTTCGCTCACCCGCGCGCCCGACCCGGCCGACGCCGCGAGCCTGACGCCGCTCGACGTGGACGCCGCGCTCGACGCGCTCGCCTCGACCGCCGGCCCCGGATCGCAGGCCGCCCGCGCGGCCACGCTCGACGGCCTGCTCTCGGCCGCCACCGCCGACGAGCAGCGGTTCCTGCGGGGGCTCCTGCTGGGCGAGCTGCGCCAGGGCGCGCTCGACGCGCTGTTGCTCGACGCCGTCGCGGCGGCCGCGGGCGTGCCGATCACCGCCGTCCGGCGCGCGGCCATGTTCAGCGCGCTGTCGGGGCCGATCGCGCGCGCCGCGCTGACGGGCGGCGAGGCGGCGCTGGCGGAGTTCCGGCTTGAGGTCGGCCGGCCGGTGCGGCCCATGCTCGCCTCCCCGGCGTCCGACGTCGCCGCGGCGCTCGCGAGCTTCGGCGCGACCGCCCACCGCGGCGCCGACGCCGCCTCACGCGCCGATGACGCGCCCGCGCCCCAGAGCCCCGGGGTGGCCGCCCCGGCGGGCGTCGCCGTCGAGGCCAAGATCGACGGCATCCGCGTGCAACTGCATCGCCGCGGCGACGACGTCGCGATCTTCACGCGCTCGCTCGACGACGTCACCGACCGCGTGCCCGAACTCGTCGCGCTGGCGCGCTCCCTGCCCGCCGACGCCGTCGTGCTCGACGGCGAGGCGATCGCGCTCGGTGACGATGGACGCCCCCTGCCCTTCCAAGACACCGCGGCGCGCACGGGCTCCCAGGGCGACGGCGCCGCCGCGCGCACGCCGCTGACCGCGTACCTGTTCGACGCGCTGCACGTGGACGGCCAAGACCTCCTCGACGCCCCCGAGTCCGAGCGGTTCGCCGTGCTGTCGCGCGTCGCCCCGCCGTCGGCCCTGGTGCGCCGCACGGTGACGGCCGACCTCACGGAGGCCGCCGCGTTCTTCGCCGACGTGCTCGCCCAGGGCCACGAGGGTGTCGTGGTCAAGAGCCTCACCGCCCCCTACGACGCCGGGCGCCGCGGGAGCGCGTGGGTCAAGGTCAAGCCGCGGCACACCCTCGACCTTGTGGTGCTCGCCGTCGAGCGCGGATCGGGGCGCCGGGCCGGGTGGCTGTCGAATATCCATCTGGGCGCGCGCGTGCCCGACGCCGGTGAGGACGGCCGGGACGGCTGGGTCATGCTGGGCAAGACCTTCAAGGGCATGAGCGACGAGATGCTCGCCTGGCAGACCGCGCGCTTCACCGAGCTCGCCGACGGCCCCGCCGACGGTTGGGTCGTGCGCCTGCGCCCTGAGCAGGTCGTCGAGGTCGCGTTCGACGGCGTGCAGCGCTCGTCGCGGTACCCCGGTGGCGTCGCGCTGAGGTTCGCGCGCGTGGTGCGCTACCGCGACGACAAGACGGCGGCCGAGGCCGACACCCTCGACGCGGTCCGGGCGCTGCTCGTCGGCGCCTGA
- a CDS encoding DUF5997 family protein translates to MATPFSQQVLKPSNAAKRLGVYLPATPPEFQEKGLTRAELEEIEKNPPEWLATLRREGPHPRPVVAGRLGVSIAGLARGGLTDALTTEQIDALRADPPAWLVHEREVAAKVREEEDRLTAKAAQEAERAARRAPR, encoded by the coding sequence ATGGCCACACCCTTCTCGCAGCAGGTCCTCAAGCCGTCGAACGCCGCCAAGCGGCTGGGCGTCTACCTGCCCGCCACTCCCCCGGAGTTCCAGGAGAAAGGCCTGACGCGCGCCGAGCTCGAGGAGATCGAGAAGAACCCGCCCGAGTGGCTGGCCACGCTGCGCCGCGAGGGACCGCACCCGCGCCCCGTCGTGGCCGGTCGGCTGGGCGTCTCGATCGCGGGGCTCGCGCGCGGCGGCCTCACCGATGCGCTGACGACCGAGCAGATCGACGCGCTGCGCGCCGACCCGCCCGCCTGGCTCGTCCACGAGCGCGAGGTCGCGGCCAAGGTGCGCGAGGAGGAGGACCGGCTCACGGCCAAGGCCGCGCAGGAGGCCGAGCGCGCCGCCCGCCGCGCGCCACGCTGA
- a CDS encoding cystathionine gamma-synthase yields the protein MTTHDWTETGFATRAIHAGQDPDAATGAVVPPVYLTSTYKQDGVGGLRGGYEYSRSANPTRTALETALAAAEAPAGGPSPHGFAFASGLAAEDTLLRAVLRPGDHVILPDDAYGGSYRLIARVFGAWGVEHTAVDLTDAGAVGAAVRPTTRVLWVETPTNPLLGVSDIAALAALAHDAGALLVVDNTFATPYLQTPLALGADVVVHSTTKYVGGHSDVVGGALVVADGVPLPGGRPAPNGEDDVAAAVRFHQNASGAVADPFAAWLTLRGLKTLAVRMDRHQANALAVAQFLQAHPRVTRVLYPGLASHPGHALAARQMRGFGGMLSFQVGSEAAALAVVDRTRVFTLAESLGGVESLIEHPGRMTHASVAGSALEVPADLVRVSVGIEDATDLIADLEQALAPTVSQ from the coding sequence GTGACCACGCATGACTGGACCGAGACCGGGTTCGCCACACGAGCCATCCACGCCGGGCAGGACCCGGACGCCGCCACCGGGGCGGTCGTGCCGCCGGTCTACCTGACCAGCACCTACAAGCAGGACGGTGTCGGCGGGCTGCGTGGCGGGTACGAGTACTCGCGCTCGGCCAACCCGACGCGCACCGCCCTCGAGACGGCCCTTGCCGCGGCCGAGGCGCCCGCGGGCGGCCCGTCGCCGCACGGTTTCGCGTTCGCCTCGGGCCTGGCCGCTGAGGACACGCTGCTGCGCGCCGTGCTGCGTCCGGGCGACCACGTGATCCTGCCCGACGACGCGTACGGCGGCTCGTACCGCCTCATCGCCCGCGTCTTCGGCGCGTGGGGAGTCGAGCACACCGCCGTCGACCTGACCGACGCGGGCGCCGTCGGCGCCGCGGTGCGGCCGACGACGCGCGTGCTGTGGGTCGAGACGCCCACCAACCCGCTGCTCGGCGTGAGCGACATCGCCGCGCTGGCCGCGCTCGCGCACGACGCCGGGGCGCTGCTGGTCGTCGACAACACCTTCGCGACCCCGTACCTGCAGACGCCGCTCGCCCTCGGCGCCGACGTCGTCGTGCACTCGACCACCAAGTACGTGGGCGGGCACAGCGACGTCGTCGGCGGGGCGCTCGTCGTGGCCGACGGCGTGCCGCTGCCCGGCGGACGCCCGGCGCCGAACGGTGAGGACGACGTCGCCGCGGCCGTCCGGTTCCACCAGAACGCCTCGGGCGCCGTGGCCGACCCGTTCGCCGCATGGCTCACGCTGCGTGGCCTGAAGACCCTCGCGGTGCGCATGGACCGCCACCAGGCCAACGCGCTCGCCGTCGCCCAGTTCCTCCAGGCGCACCCGCGGGTGACGCGCGTGCTCTACCCGGGGCTCGCCTCCCACCCGGGGCACGCGCTCGCGGCGCGCCAGATGCGCGGGTTCGGCGGCATGCTGTCCTTCCAGGTCGGGTCCGAGGCCGCGGCGCTGGCCGTGGTGGACCGCACGCGCGTGTTCACGCTCGCCGAGTCGCTCGGCGGCGTCGAGTCGCTCATCGAGCACCCCGGGCGCATGACGCACGCGTCGGTCGCGGGCTCGGCGCTCGAGGTTCCGGCCGACCTGGTGCGCGTCTCGGTGGGCATCGAGGACGCCACGGACCTCATCGCCGACCTGGAGCAGGCTCTGGCCCCTACGGTGTCGCAATGA
- the msrA gene encoding peptide-methionine (S)-S-oxide reductase MsrA — protein sequence MVQSDEALRGRTSPVLASPRPHTVLGTSITGPWPEGTRVLYLAMGCFWGAEEIFWQEPGVVSTAVGYMGGITPHPTYDEVCTALTGHTETALVAYDPSRVSEEELLRVFWERHDPTSGNRQGNDVGTQYRSAIYWTTPEQEAAVHATKAVYEQVLAARGYDPITTELRPAAEAGPFYYAEDYHQQYLDKNPHGYRCHATTGVPYPVAA from the coding sequence ATGGTGCAGTCCGACGAGGCCCTGCGCGGGCGCACCTCGCCCGTCCTGGCCAGCCCCAGGCCACACACCGTGCTCGGCACATCGATCACCGGGCCGTGGCCTGAGGGCACACGCGTCCTGTACCTGGCGATGGGCTGCTTCTGGGGCGCCGAGGAGATCTTCTGGCAGGAGCCCGGCGTGGTGAGCACCGCCGTCGGGTACATGGGCGGGATCACCCCGCACCCGACCTACGACGAGGTGTGCACCGCGCTCACGGGCCACACCGAGACCGCACTGGTGGCCTACGACCCGAGCCGGGTGAGCGAGGAGGAGCTGCTGCGCGTGTTCTGGGAGCGCCACGACCCGACGTCGGGCAACCGGCAGGGCAACGACGTGGGCACGCAGTATCGCTCGGCGATCTACTGGACGACGCCCGAGCAGGAGGCCGCGGTCCACGCGACCAAGGCCGTGTACGAGCAGGTCCTGGCGGCGCGCGGGTACGACCCCATCACCACCGAGCTGCGCCCGGCCGCCGAGGCGGGCCCCTTCTACTACGCCGAGGACTACCACCAGCAATACCTCGACAAGAACCCGCACGGGTACCGCTGCCACGCGACGACGGGCGTGCCGTACCCGGTCGCCGCATAG
- a CDS encoding class I SAM-dependent methyltransferase, with product MPEADAAASPALAAALAALTPWPEDGSRADGPVAVDATDRLLLDEAAALLAGAGPQDVAVIGDRFGALSLGALALGAGRVRLHTDAVTAERAVLANQAASPAPDAVGGLRVLDHLGPALAQGARVVLLQLPRSLSELQEVAELVAREGADGVTLLAGGRVKHMTHAMNDVLGACFAHVRATLARGKSRVLVASGPLPQARSAPPSYPVTARLRDAELLAAARLPADGAVTVVAHGGVFAGATLDLGTRALLRTAGQWPAAADAVDLGCGTGLLAAVLALRDGGARVVATDRSAAATTSAHATAQANGVGERVAVLRDDAGAGLADASADLVVCNPPFHDRAALSTDAAHRMFATAARVLRPGGELWCVYNSALRHRGALERTIGPTTQAARDPRFTVTRTVRR from the coding sequence GTGCCCGAGGCCGACGCCGCCGCGAGCCCCGCGCTCGCCGCGGCGCTCGCGGCGCTGACCCCGTGGCCCGAGGACGGGTCGCGGGCCGACGGCCCCGTCGCCGTCGACGCGACTGACCGGCTGCTGCTCGACGAGGCCGCCGCCCTGCTCGCCGGCGCCGGGCCGCAGGACGTCGCCGTGATCGGCGACCGGTTCGGCGCGCTGAGCCTCGGCGCGTTGGCCCTGGGCGCCGGGCGGGTGCGCCTGCACACCGACGCCGTCACCGCCGAGCGCGCCGTGCTCGCCAACCAGGCGGCCTCGCCCGCGCCTGACGCGGTCGGCGGCCTGAGGGTGCTCGACCACCTCGGCCCCGCGCTGGCGCAGGGCGCGCGCGTCGTGCTGCTCCAACTCCCCCGCTCGCTCTCGGAGCTACAGGAGGTCGCCGAACTCGTCGCGCGCGAGGGCGCCGACGGCGTCACGCTGCTCGCGGGCGGCCGCGTCAAGCACATGACGCACGCCATGAACGACGTGCTCGGCGCGTGCTTCGCCCACGTGCGCGCGACGCTCGCGCGCGGCAAGTCGCGCGTGCTGGTCGCCTCGGGCCCGCTTCCGCAGGCGCGGTCGGCGCCGCCGTCGTACCCCGTCACGGCGAGGCTGCGCGACGCCGAGCTGCTGGCCGCCGCACGCCTGCCCGCCGACGGCGCCGTGACGGTCGTCGCGCACGGCGGCGTGTTCGCGGGCGCGACGCTCGACCTGGGCACGCGCGCGCTGCTGCGCACCGCGGGCCAGTGGCCGGCGGCCGCCGACGCCGTCGACCTGGGCTGCGGCACGGGTCTGCTCGCCGCGGTGCTGGCGCTGCGCGACGGCGGCGCGCGCGTGGTGGCGACCGACCGCTCGGCCGCGGCGACGACGTCGGCCCACGCGACGGCGCAGGCCAACGGGGTCGGCGAGCGCGTCGCCGTGCTGCGCGACGACGCGGGGGCGGGCCTCGCCGACGCGAGCGCCGACCTGGTCGTGTGCAACCCGCCGTTCCACGACCGCGCGGCGTTGTCCACCGACGCGGCGCACCGGATGTTCGCGACCGCGGCGCGTGTGCTGCGCCCGGGCGGCGAGCTGTGGTGCGTGTACAACTCCGCGCTGCGCCATCGCGGGGCGTTGGAGCGCACGATCGGCCCGACGACGCAGGCGGCGCGCGACCCGCGCTTCACCGTCACACGCACTGTTCGGCGCTGA